In the Kitasatospora terrestris genome, one interval contains:
- a CDS encoding DUF3048 domain-containing protein, translating to MNIRSTAHASAARRRTPHRLAPILAAVIALAAVQGCAGAPSEPPAQPSAPSGNPLDNVGTAGNLLAVKIDNVGAHIQAIHQGLAQADIVYWIEVEGGQSRFLAVYDANHLPALIGPVRSARETDIPLLQQYGRVDFAYSGAIGGLLPLLARADLRNVTPATDPGVFSNNGVDPTFVDPHRILAEHPSVPARSPGFVFGPAPDGGSPLTAMTWRLPAASIGAHHNGSTYDVTVDGRHGWTGTATVVVQHVSIVPGAFTDFNAGHPDNEVFTRTVGSGDAQVLRDGKVWNTHWDRPDAAAGTAFTLPDGSAMTFATGPVLVVLVP from the coding sequence GTGAACATCCGCAGCACGGCCCACGCATCGGCAGCCCGCCGCCGCACCCCTCACCGGCTCGCCCCGATACTCGCGGCGGTCATCGCGCTCGCCGCCGTCCAGGGGTGCGCAGGCGCCCCGTCCGAACCACCGGCGCAGCCGTCCGCACCGTCCGGGAACCCGCTCGACAACGTCGGCACGGCCGGCAACCTGCTCGCCGTGAAGATCGACAACGTCGGCGCGCACATCCAGGCGATCCACCAGGGGCTCGCCCAGGCCGACATCGTCTACTGGATCGAGGTGGAGGGCGGCCAGTCCCGGTTCCTCGCCGTGTACGACGCCAACCACCTGCCCGCCCTGATCGGCCCCGTACGCTCCGCCCGGGAGACCGACATCCCGCTCCTCCAGCAGTACGGACGCGTCGACTTCGCCTACAGCGGCGCCATCGGCGGACTCCTCCCGCTCCTAGCCCGCGCCGACCTGCGGAACGTCACCCCGGCCACCGACCCCGGCGTCTTCAGCAACAACGGGGTCGACCCCACCTTCGTCGACCCGCACCGCATCCTGGCCGAACACCCGTCCGTACCGGCCCGCTCCCCGGGCTTCGTCTTCGGCCCCGCGCCGGACGGCGGCAGCCCGCTCACCGCCATGACCTGGCGGCTGCCGGCCGCCTCCATCGGCGCCCACCACAACGGCAGCACGTACGACGTCACCGTCGACGGCCGCCACGGCTGGACCGGCACCGCGACCGTCGTCGTCCAGCACGTCAGCATCGTCCCCGGGGCGTTCACCGACTTCAACGCCGGACACCCCGACAACGAGGTGTTCACCCGGACCGTCGGGTCCGGCGACGCCCAGGTGCTGCGCGACGGCAAGGTCTGGAACACCCACTGGGACCGGCCCGACGCCGCCGCGGGCACCGCCTTCACCCTGCCCGACGGCAGCGCCATGACCTTCGCCACCGGCCCGGTGCTCGTGGTGCTGGTGCCGTAG
- a CDS encoding cytochrome ubiquinol oxidase subunit I: MLSIAVQLASTPPQLLPAREQMAFTLATHILLVPFGVALPFITVLMHYRGLRRNDPVALLLARRWSAVMAVQFAIGIVTGTVLSLEFGLLWPGMMGRWGDVFGVGFGVEAWAFFLEAVLIAIYLYGWRRLKPWTHWWLAVPLPLTAALGAFGIIAANSWMNTPQGFTLDAQGNPVDVDVRQAIFTPMFGPQYWHFLVAMFMTAGYVVAGVYATGWLRGRRDRYHKLGFTVPFTVAAILTPVQFFLGDSAARAVFNKQPVKFAAMELVWDTDTHVPEYVFGRLNEDGTVSGGIKIPQLDSILAGFKPSTEVTGLTSVAASDRPTATQATIAHWAFDIMATIGSVLILLALWYAWIWWRHRDLPPNRWFFRCAALAGAACLITVECGWITTEVGRQPWIVYFDMRVSEAVTSTRAPGIWTMLGIVVVLYAAVFAAFLAVLLKMRTRWRLADAGEAVRGTLDPETDTPYGPRGQRPPDRVGAAPDGPDTTSGGDR, from the coding sequence ATGCTCAGCATCGCCGTCCAGCTGGCGAGCACACCCCCACAGCTCCTGCCGGCCCGTGAGCAGATGGCCTTCACCCTGGCCACGCACATCCTGCTGGTGCCGTTCGGGGTCGCGCTGCCGTTCATCACGGTGCTGATGCACTACCGCGGGCTGCGCCGCAACGACCCCGTCGCCCTGCTGCTGGCCCGGCGCTGGTCGGCGGTGATGGCGGTGCAGTTCGCCATCGGCATCGTCACCGGCACGGTGCTGTCCTTGGAGTTCGGTCTGCTGTGGCCGGGGATGATGGGGCGCTGGGGGGACGTCTTCGGCGTGGGCTTCGGCGTGGAGGCGTGGGCGTTCTTCCTCGAGGCCGTCCTGATCGCGATCTACCTGTACGGCTGGCGGCGGCTCAAGCCGTGGACGCACTGGTGGCTGGCCGTGCCGCTGCCGCTGACCGCCGCCCTGGGGGCGTTCGGCATCATCGCGGCCAACTCCTGGATGAACACCCCGCAGGGCTTCACCCTGGACGCCCAGGGCAACCCCGTCGACGTCGACGTGCGCCAGGCGATCTTCACCCCGATGTTCGGGCCGCAGTACTGGCACTTCCTGGTCGCGATGTTCATGACCGCCGGTTACGTGGTCGCCGGCGTGTACGCGACCGGCTGGCTGCGCGGCAGACGCGACCGCTACCACAAGCTCGGGTTCACCGTGCCGTTCACCGTCGCCGCGATCCTCACCCCCGTCCAGTTCTTCCTCGGCGACTCCGCCGCCCGCGCGGTCTTCAACAAACAGCCGGTCAAGTTCGCCGCCATGGAACTCGTCTGGGACACAGACACGCACGTGCCCGAGTACGTCTTCGGCCGGCTGAACGAGGACGGGACGGTCTCCGGAGGGATCAAGATCCCGCAACTGGACTCGATCCTCGCCGGGTTCAAGCCCAGCACCGAGGTCACCGGGCTGACCTCGGTGGCCGCGTCCGACCGCCCCACGGCCACGCAGGCGACCATCGCGCACTGGGCGTTCGACATCATGGCCACCATCGGCAGCGTGCTGATCCTGCTCGCCCTCTGGTACGCCTGGATCTGGTGGCGGCACCGGGACCTGCCCCCGAACCGGTGGTTCTTCCGCTGCGCCGCGCTGGCGGGTGCCGCGTGCCTGATCACCGTGGAGTGCGGATGGATCACCACGGAGGTCGGCCGCCAGCCGTGGATCGTGTACTTCGACATGCGGGTGTCCGAGGCCGTCACCTCTACCCGGGCCCCGGGGATCTGGACCATGCTCGGCATCGTCGTGGTGCTGTACGCGGCCGTGTTCGCGGCCTTCCTGGCCGTCCTGTTGAAGATGCGCACCCGTTGGCGACTTGCCGACGCGGGCGAGGCGGTCCGCGGGACGCTCGATCCGGAGACCGACACCCCCTACGGCCCCAGGGGCCAGCGTCCGCCCGACCGGGTGGGGGCGGCGCCCGACGGACCCGACACGACGTCGGGCGGTGACCGGTGA
- a CDS encoding cytochrome d ubiquinol oxidase subunit II yields the protein MADLVAWLIVLAIAAYACAGGTDYGAGFWDLLAGGAERGKRPRWLIDHAMAPVWEVNNVWLIFVLILMWTGFPSMFQAVFEALWLPLALAALGQVLRGAGFALRKPTRRLAQRRVYGAAFAISSLLTPFFLGAVLGGIASGRVAVGTTASADAWANPTSLMAGLLAIASTAFLGAVFLSSDARRFGADDLVDYFRLRAWAAFAALVVLALVALPVTRDDARYVWDGLTGGLGLLMVVLSGVCGLATVLLLLRRLHGPSRWSAVATVALAVLAWGFAQRPYLLPTSLTVDQAAGAAQSLRWLGIVTLIAVVLVGPALVLVYRLDTQGRLEPLTDADTAAAGTPGDDG from the coding sequence ATGGCCGACCTCGTCGCCTGGCTGATCGTGCTCGCCATCGCCGCCTACGCCTGCGCCGGCGGTACCGACTACGGCGCCGGATTCTGGGACCTGCTGGCCGGTGGCGCCGAGCGCGGGAAGCGGCCCCGCTGGCTGATCGACCACGCGATGGCGCCGGTGTGGGAGGTCAACAACGTCTGGTTGATCTTCGTCCTGATCCTGATGTGGACCGGCTTCCCCTCGATGTTCCAGGCGGTCTTCGAGGCGCTGTGGCTGCCGCTGGCCCTCGCGGCGCTCGGGCAGGTGCTCCGCGGCGCCGGCTTCGCGCTGCGCAAGCCGACCCGGCGGCTCGCCCAACGGCGGGTCTACGGGGCCGCGTTCGCGATCTCCTCGCTCCTGACACCGTTCTTCCTCGGAGCGGTGCTGGGCGGCATCGCCTCCGGGCGGGTGGCGGTCGGCACCACGGCGTCCGCGGACGCCTGGGCCAACCCGACCTCGCTCATGGCGGGTCTGCTCGCCATCGCCTCCACCGCCTTCCTCGGAGCGGTGTTCCTGAGCTCGGACGCCCGACGCTTCGGAGCGGACGACCTGGTCGACTACTTCCGGCTGCGGGCCTGGGCCGCCTTCGCGGCCCTCGTCGTGCTGGCGCTGGTCGCCCTGCCGGTCACCCGGGACGACGCGCGGTACGTGTGGGACGGCCTCACCGGCGGCCTCGGACTGCTGATGGTCGTCCTGTCCGGGGTCTGCGGTCTGGCCACCGTCCTGCTCCTGCTGCGCCGGCTCCACGGCCCGTCCCGCTGGTCCGCGGTGGCGACCGTCGCGCTGGCCGTCCTGGCCTGGGGATTCGCCCAGCGGCCCTACCTCCTGCCGACCTCGCTGACCGTCGACCAGGCGGCCGGGGCCGCCCAGAGCCTGCGCTGGCTGGGGATCGTGACGCTCATCGCGGTCGTCCTGGTCGGCCCGGCCCTGGTGCTGGTCTACCGGCTCGACACGCAGGGCCGGTTGGAACCGCTCACCGACGCCGACACCGCGGCGGCGGGAACGCCCGGGGACGACGGGTAG